A single Nitrospirae bacterium CG2_30_53_67 DNA region contains:
- a CDS encoding plasmid stabilization protein, with translation MKYDFHPEALEEYQDAARYYEACQSGLGHRFIEAIEYAIQHIIEKPEQWKPLEKDVRRYLTRVFPYAILYSIETNYILIIAVMHCHREPGYWKTRIR, from the coding sequence ATGAAATATGATTTTCATCCGGAAGCCCTGGAAGAATACCAAGATGCAGCCCGATATTACGAGGCTTGCCAATCCGGTCTTGGGCATCGTTTTATCGAAGCGATTGAGTACGCTATTCAGCATATTATCGAAAAACCTGAACAATGGAAACCACTCGAAAAGGATGTCCGCCGGTATCTGACACGCGTATTTCCTTATGCCATTCTTTACTCCATCGAAACAAATTACATTCTTATCATAGCGGTAATGCACTGCCATCGAGAACCCGGCTACTGGAAAACTCGTATTCGATAG
- a CDS encoding 2-hydroxyglutaryl-CoA dehydratase has translation MFFAGIDVGSRTTKAAVLDSGGRVVSSNIVETGIQGRKAAEQVFASCLEKGGIDRRDVLKVVSTGYGKKRVDSASIHMTEITCHARGAFHFFPETRTVIDIGGQDSKAILLDGSGGVLDFVMNDRCAAGTGRFLEFMAGVLDMGILRMSAVPFDSGKTQSISSLCTVFAESEVISLLSEGRPVEDIVRGLFASIAERTAALIQRIPYASPVTMTGGVAKNKGVVDALQERLKLSLNIPDEPQIVGAVGAAWIARSNAARSTGKPVKHL, from the coding sequence ATGTTTTTTGCGGGCATTGATGTCGGGTCTCGAACCACCAAGGCAGCAGTTCTTGACTCGGGAGGAAGAGTGGTCTCCTCGAATATCGTAGAAACCGGGATTCAAGGACGGAAGGCCGCAGAGCAGGTCTTTGCATCCTGTCTTGAAAAGGGAGGGATTGACCGGAGGGATGTCTTGAAGGTCGTCTCCACCGGGTATGGAAAAAAACGGGTTGATTCGGCCTCCATTCATATGACCGAGATCACCTGTCATGCCAGAGGCGCTTTCCATTTTTTTCCTGAAACAAGAACGGTGATTGATATCGGAGGGCAGGACAGCAAGGCGATTCTTTTAGACGGATCCGGAGGCGTGCTCGATTTTGTTATGAACGACCGCTGTGCCGCAGGCACAGGACGTTTTCTTGAGTTCATGGCCGGTGTTTTAGACATGGGCATTCTCCGGATGTCCGCCGTTCCATTTGATTCAGGAAAAACCCAGTCCATCAGCAGCCTTTGTACGGTTTTCGCTGAATCCGAAGTCATTTCCTTATTATCCGAAGGGCGCCCCGTGGAAGATATTGTGCGCGGGCTCTTTGCATCCATTGCAGAGCGGACAGCCGCACTGATTCAGCGGATTCCCTATGCTTCTCCCGTAACCATGACGGGCGGGGTGGCAAAAAACAAGGGTGTGGTGGATGCCTTGCAGGAACGATTAAAACTCTCTTTGAATATTCCCGATGAGCCGCAGATCGTCGGCGCGGTCGGGGCCGCCTGGATCGCACGCAGCAACGCCGCCAGATCCACGGGCAAACCTGTAAAACATCTTTAA
- a CDS encoding addiction module component CHP02574 family protein, with protein MKLTVEQIAEEALSLSSDARALLADRLVESLDPAEDDYVRQLWITEACRRQNDIRSGRVQTIPGDVALAQVRQAVKK; from the coding sequence ATGAAGTTAACTGTCGAACAAATTGCAGAAGAAGCTCTTTCACTTTCCAGTGACGCACGCGCCCTTCTTGCCGACAGATTAGTGGAAAGCCTGGATCCAGCTGAAGACGACTATGTACGTCAACTCTGGATAACAGAAGCATGTCGCCGTCAAAATGATATTCGCAGTGGCCGCGTTCAAACAATTCCCGGTGATGTCGCCTTGGCGCAAGTCAGACAGGCCGTCAAGAAATGA